CCTGTTTTGATGTTCTCTAATGAATTGGCGTAGGAAAACCGTAAATAGCCTTCAGCGCCCTGACCAAAATCAATGCCTGGAGCTACGCCAACCCCGGCTTTATCTAAAATGTCAAAAGCCAGCTCATAAGAATTATCTGAAAGAAATGAAGCATTGGCAAGGATGTAAAAGGCTCCAGTAGGTTCAATGGTGATGCCGAAGCCCATATCTTCGAGCCTGCTCAGCATGTATTCTCTTCTGTCATTATAAATGGTTTTCATACGGGCAACGTCCTGGTCAGCCTCCTTAAGGGCTGCAATCCCGGCCCATTGGGCAACAGAATTGGCAGAAATGAAAAAGTTCTGGTGAACTATCTGCAATGTTCTCACAAAAGGTTGAGGAGCTATCAGGTAACCCAGTCTCCAGCCAGTCATGGCATACAGTTTGGAAAAGCCATTAAGTACAAACACTTCGTCGGAAAATTCAAGGGCAGTGTGCTCATTGCCTTTATAAACAAGGCCGTGGTATATTTCATCAGAGATAACATAAGGCCCAAGTCTGCATAAGCTGGCAAGGGTTTCAGGTGGTGTGAGGTTTCCTGTGGGATTGGCCGGAGAATTGATGAAAATGCCTTTGGTACGTTCAGTTAGATGTTTTTGAACAAGTTCGGCAGTCAGTTGGAATCCATTTTCCTGACTGACCCTCACTCGAACGGGGGTTCCTCCAGCAAAACATATAAAACTGGGATAACAGGCGTAATGGGGATCAGAGATAATTACTTCATCTTGTGGATGCAGCAGTGCTGAAAAGAGCATGAACATGGCAGGTGATGTGCCCGAGGTTACGATGATCCTTCCTGGATCAATATCGACATTGTATGTTTTGGCGTAGTGCTCGCTAATGGTCTGCCTGAGCTCAAGAATCCCCAGGCTGTGAGTATAATGTGTTTCTCCTTGCTCCATGGCCTTGACTGCTGCTTTTTTTACGCATTCCGGTGTGTCAAAATCAGGTTCACCGATTTCCAGATGAATGATTTTAGAGCCACTTTTTTCCATTTCCCGTGCCTTTTCCAGTATTTCCATAACATAGAAAGGTTTTAGAGCTGAGCATCTTTTTGAGATCATGTTTTTTTCCTGTTGTCAGTTGTTATTTCATGTTCCATGGTATTCAGTATGTTCCGTGGCATGGCCTCATGCCTCGCACGGGCTTTTTTTCATGCAGAGGTCTGAAAAAGCACATTTTGCCAATTTTATAAACCACCCTGTTTAAGACTTGTGACTTGTGCCGGCAAAGGATATGAGAACTGCTTGCTGCTAAACAGCGATATTGACTATATTATATAAGGATCTGTCAAGGATAGCATTGAGTATTGCGTAATGCTTTCTGCGATTTTCCAGGAAGACTCATTCACAACCGGCAAAAATAGATTCGTCAAACATCAAAACTACAAAATAAACATAATTTTTTAACAAGGATGAGGAATTGTTATGAGTAATGAGCCAAATAAAATTATTTATTCCATGGTCAAGGTCAGCAAGTTTTATGATAAAAAACCGATTTTAAAGGACATTTCTCTATCATATTTTTATGGGGCCAAGATTGGTGTTCTCGGTATGAACGGATCAGGTAAAAGCTCTCTTTTAAAAATTCTGGCAGGAGTAGATCAGGATTTTCAGGGTGAAACCATTCTTTCTCCAGGATATTCCATTGGTTATCTGGAGCAGGAACCTCTGGCCAATGAAAAGCGCACTGTCAGAGAAGTCGTGGAGGAAGGTGCCGCAGAAACCGTGGCCCTGCTCAAGGAGTTTGAGGAAATTAACTTAAAATTCGCTGAACCCATGAGCGATGATGAAATGAACAAGCTTATTGAACGTCAGGGCGAAGTACAGGAAAAGTTGGACGCCGCAGAAGCGTGGGATCTCGAGTCAAGACTGGAAATGGCCATGGATGCCCTGCGATGCCCGCCCTCTGATATGACTCTCGACAAAGTTTCCGGCGGGGAAAGAAGAAGGGTGGCCTTATGCCGTCTGCTGCTGCAACAGCCTGATATTCTGCTGCTAGATGAGCCCACCAACCATCTTGATGCTGAAACAGTGGCCTGGCTTGAACACCATTTACAACAGTATCCAGGTACCATCATCGCAGTAACTCATGATCGTTATTTTCTGGATAATGTGGCAGGCTGGATCCTGGAGCTGGATCGCGGCAGGGGAATACCCTGGAAAGGTAATTATTCTTCCTGGCTGGATCAAAAGAAAGAACGACTGCGCAGAGAGGAAAAATCAGAAAGCGACAGACAAAGAACTCTGGAACGTGAACTTGAGTGGATCAGAATGTCACCACGTGGCAGGCATGCCAAGAGTAAAGCCAGGATAGGGGCTTATGAGCAGATGCTCAACCAGGACACCGAGAAACAGCAAAAGGAGCTTGAGATATTTATCCCCCCTGGACCACGTCTGGGCAGTAAGGTTATTGAGGCCCAAAACCTGACCAAAGCCTTTGAGGATCGGTTGCTCATAAGTGATATGCATTTTATTATTCCTCCAGGTGCCATAGTGGGCATAATTGGCCCCAATGGCG
This DNA window, taken from Desulfonatronovibrio magnus, encodes the following:
- a CDS encoding pyridoxal phosphate-dependent aminotransferase, whose amino-acid sequence is MISKRCSALKPFYVMEILEKAREMEKSGSKIIHLEIGEPDFDTPECVKKAAVKAMEQGETHYTHSLGILELRQTISEHYAKTYNVDIDPGRIIVTSGTSPAMFMLFSALLHPQDEVIISDPHYACYPSFICFAGGTPVRVRVSQENGFQLTAELVQKHLTERTKGIFINSPANPTGNLTPPETLASLCRLGPYVISDEIYHGLVYKGNEHTALEFSDEVFVLNGFSKLYAMTGWRLGYLIAPQPFVRTLQIVHQNFFISANSVAQWAGIAALKEADQDVARMKTIYNDRREYMLSRLEDMGFGITIEPTGAFYILANASFLSDNSYELAFDILDKAGVGVAPGIDFGQGAEGYLRFSYANSLENIKTGMDRLQKYVELHA
- the ettA gene encoding energy-dependent translational throttle protein EttA produces the protein MSNEPNKIIYSMVKVSKFYDKKPILKDISLSYFYGAKIGVLGMNGSGKSSLLKILAGVDQDFQGETILSPGYSIGYLEQEPLANEKRTVREVVEEGAAETVALLKEFEEINLKFAEPMSDDEMNKLIERQGEVQEKLDAAEAWDLESRLEMAMDALRCPPSDMTLDKVSGGERRRVALCRLLLQQPDILLLDEPTNHLDAETVAWLEHHLQQYPGTIIAVTHDRYFLDNVAGWILELDRGRGIPWKGNYSSWLDQKKERLRREEKSESDRQRTLERELEWIRMSPRGRHAKSKARIGAYEQMLNQDTEKQQKELEIFIPPGPRLGSKVIEAQNLTKAFEDRLLISDMHFIIPPGAIVGIIGPNGAGKTTMFRMITGVEKPDAGEINVGESVRLAHVDQHRDDLEGDKTVFEVISDGHDMIKMAGKEINARAYLGRFNITGGDQQKKVSVLSGGERNRVQLARMLKQEANVLLLDEPTNDLDVNTMRALEEGLLNFAGCVLVISHDRWFLDRIATHIMAFEGNSEVLFFDGNFTEYEEDRKKRLGKEAEIPKRIRYRKLVR